Proteins encoded in a region of the Vitis riparia cultivar Riparia Gloire de Montpellier isolate 1030 chromosome 7, EGFV_Vit.rip_1.0, whole genome shotgun sequence genome:
- the LOC117918122 gene encoding UPF0481 protein At3g47200-like, whose amino-acid sequence MAGNEVVLQMEEQRKVVADQFGKPADGSDHMRALADLKSKFRRLEDEEESESPLSSSVKPQCPMVPKRLRPDVKGEDYYYAPKLISLGPYHHGKPHLKDGETLKLKLAEAYIQECETTVDEIYHTISDSISKLRGCYDAESTKKYKDDELTIMMLVDGCALLCYILCVCLGYGHEDFNIRYQDISLLHQDALLLENQLPYQLLLELMKMVDPESANDFWTAMFQEFFGISDESIFQEFIGMKKKESFLQKMKNYCPRLFLPINQIIDPKSKPQSPNNESKPCHHLLDLFRRNFLGDERSGSPTHPENENLEGPSSADTEISRRLGRASVRDVKEVMASFRNVKELMDAGIRIKRSPTRHLRDISFRSNGITACLRIPPITIDNSTKAMFLNLIAYEMSSDVDHDFISYLRFLDSLIDHADDVKELQSIGILQNNLGTHEEVAQFFNTVSANLESNFHAYKDVRVKIRKHLQSHYNSKLTMWMTQCLDTYFGSPWTIIAWVGAALALFLTFVQTYFSVFPH is encoded by the coding sequence ATGGCCGGGAACGAGGTGGTCCTTCAAATGGAGGAGCAGCGGAAAGTAGTCGCTGATCAGTTTGGAAAACCTGCGGATGGCAGTGATCATATGAGAGCCTTGGCTGacttaaaatccaaatttcgTCGACTAGAAGATGAAGAGGAATCTGAATCTCCATTATCATCAAGTGTAAAGCCACAATGTCCCATGGTTCCAAAGAGGTTGCGACCAGATGTCAAGGGTGAAGACTACTACTATGCGCCAAAACTCATTTCTTTGGGTCCTTACCACCATGGCAAGCCCCACCTCAAGGATGGAGAAACGCTCAAGCTTAAATTGGCAGAAGCCTACATCCAAGAATGTGAGACAACAGTGGATGAAATTTACCACACAATTAGCGATAGCATTAGTAAGCTGAGGGGCTGTTATGATGCGGAGTCCACAAAGAAATATAAGGATGACGAATTAACCATCATGATGCTGGTAGACGGGTGTGCTTTACTCTGTTACATTTTATGCGTTTGCTTAGGTTATGGCCATGAAGATTTCAATATCAGATATCAGGATATAAGCCTTCTGCACCAGGATGCATTGCTGCTGGAAAACCAGCTTCCCTATCAATTACTCCTTGAGCTGATGAAGATGGTGGACCCAGAATCGGCCAATGATTTTTGGACGGCCATGTTCCAGGAATTCTTCGGCATCAGCGACGAGTCAATATTTCAGGAATTTATCGGTATGAAGAAGAAGGAGTCATTCCtgcaaaaaatgaagaattattgCCCCCGCCTGTTCCTCCCAATCAACCAAATTATTGACCCCAAATCGAAGCCGCAAAGTCCTAATAACGAGTCAAAGCCTTGTCATCATCTCCTCGATCTCTTCCGAAGAAATTTCTTAGGCGATGAACGTTCCGGCAGCCCAACGCAcccagaaaatgaaaatttggaaggtCCTTCGTCAGCGGATACTGAAATTAGCCGGAGGCTGGGTAGAGCATCAGTTAGAGATGTGAAGGAGGTTATGGCATCATTTAGAAATGTGAAGGAGCTGATGGACGCTGGAATCCGCATCAAGCGCAGTCCTACACGTCACTTGAGGGACATTTCTTTCCGTTCAAATGGGATCACCGCATGCCTGAGAATTCCTCCCATCACCATTGATAACTCAACCAAGGCTATGTTCTTGAACTTGATAGCCTATGAAATGAGCTCAGACGTCGACCATGACTTCATCTCTTACCTTCGCTTCCTTGATTCCCTCATCGATCATGCTGATGACGTTAAGGAGCTGCAGTCCATTGGGATACTCCAAAACAATCTAGGAACCCACGAAGAAGTGGCTCAATTCTTCAACACCGTGTCCGCCAACTTGGAATCCAACTTTCATGCTTACAAAGACGTGAGAGTGAAAATTCGGAAGCACCTTCAGAGTCACTATAACAGCAAACTGACAATGTGGATGACACAATGCCTGGACACCTATTTCGGTAGCCCCTGGACAATCATAGCTTGGGTTGGTGCAGCTTTGGCCCTATTCCTTACTTTCGTCCAGACTTACTTCTCAGTCTTCCCTCATTGA